The Carnobacterium divergens genome includes a window with the following:
- the ychF gene encoding redox-regulated ATPase YchF: MALTAGIVGLPNVGKSTLFNAITKAGAEAANYPFATIDPNVGMVEVPDKRLDRITQLITPKKTIPTTFEFTDIAGIVKGASKGEGLGNKFLSHIRQVDAICHVVRSFDDENITHVDGRVDPLADIETINLELVLADLESVEKRIARVAKVARTKDKDAVAELTVLEKIKPVLEAGQSARSIEFSEDELPLVKSLFLLTTKPVLYVANVGEEDVADPSNNEYVKQVKEFAASENSDVIVICARAEEEIAELEDEEKAEFLEEMGIAESGLDQLIRTAYHLLGLATYFTAGEKEVRAWTFKQGMTAPQTAGIIHSDFERGFIRAETYSFEDLDKYESLQAIKEAGRLRSEGKGYIVQDGDIMEFLFNV, translated from the coding sequence ATGGCATTAACAGCAGGAATTGTAGGCTTACCAAACGTAGGAAAATCAACACTATTTAACGCAATTACAAAAGCAGGAGCAGAAGCGGCAAACTATCCCTTCGCGACAATTGACCCTAATGTGGGCATGGTTGAAGTACCAGATAAACGCCTAGACCGTATTACACAATTGATTACCCCTAAAAAGACGATTCCAACGACTTTTGAATTTACTGATATCGCAGGAATCGTAAAAGGCGCTAGTAAAGGTGAAGGATTAGGGAATAAATTCTTAAGTCATATCCGTCAAGTAGACGCGATTTGTCACGTTGTACGCTCGTTTGATGATGAAAATATCACTCACGTAGATGGACGAGTAGATCCATTAGCAGATATTGAAACGATTAACTTAGAGTTGGTTTTAGCAGATTTAGAATCTGTAGAAAAACGAATTGCTCGTGTAGCAAAAGTTGCAAGAACAAAAGATAAGGACGCTGTTGCCGAATTAACAGTGCTAGAAAAAATCAAACCTGTTTTAGAAGCAGGCCAATCAGCAAGAAGCATTGAATTTTCAGAAGATGAATTGCCACTAGTAAAAAGCTTATTTTTACTAACAACGAAACCTGTTTTATACGTAGCGAACGTTGGAGAAGAAGACGTTGCAGATCCATCAAATAACGAATACGTTAAACAAGTAAAAGAATTTGCTGCAAGTGAAAATTCAGATGTTATTGTGATTTGTGCAAGAGCAGAAGAAGAAATCGCTGAGTTAGAAGACGAAGAAAAAGCAGAATTCTTAGAAGAAATGGGTATTGCAGAATCTGGTTTAGACCAATTGATTCGTACCGCTTACCACTTATTAGGATTAGCAACTTACTTTACAGCAGGTGAAAAAGAAGTTCGTGCTTGGACTTTTAAACAAGGAATGACAGCGCCGCAAACAGCGGGAATTATCCATTCTGATTTTGAACGAGGCTTTATCCGTGCTGAAACGTATTCATTTGAAGATTTAGATAAATACGAAAGTCTGCAAGCAATCAAAGAAGCAGGACGCTTACGCTCAGAAGGAAAAGGCTACATTGTACAAGACGGAGACATTATGGAGTTTCTATTTAACGTCTAG
- a CDS encoding DUF951 domain-containing protein, translated as MYQLNDIVEMKKPHPCGTNRWQIIRMGMDIRIKCEKCGHMVLMPRREFEKKMKKILVSAETIN; from the coding sequence ATGTATCAATTAAACGATATTGTCGAAATGAAGAAGCCACATCCATGTGGAACCAATCGCTGGCAAATTATTCGAATGGGCATGGATATTCGGATTAAGTGTGAAAAATGTGGACATATGGTTTTAATGCCACGAAGAGAATTTGAAAAGAAAATGAAAAAAATACTCGTTTCAGCAGAAACAATTAACTAA